The genomic window AGATATGCCTTTGCGGCTCACGCATTTTTATTGAGCGTCCATTGTATGAAAAATTTAAAAAAGAGTTTGTGGCAAAAGCCCGCGAGCTAAAAGCCGGCGATCCTGCTAACGATAAAACACGGCATGGCGCAATTGTATCGAAGCAGCATAAGGAAAAAATATTATCGTATATAGAATTGGCGAAACAAGAAGGCGGTAAAATTTTGTGCGGAGGAAATGAAGTTAAACTCAGGGGAGATTGCGCGGATGGCTGGTTTATTGAGCCAACAGTAATTGAGGGACTGTCCTATAACTGCCGCACCAACCAGGAAGAAATTTTTGGCCCGGTTGTAACCCTTACTCCTTTTGATACAGAAGGTGAAGTGTTAGGCTACGCTAATAGCACGCAATACGGCCTTGCAGGAATTATATGGACAGAAAATTTAACACGCGCGCATCGTATGGCACAGCATCTGCAATCCGGCATTATATGGATCAACTGCTGGCTGCTGCGTGATCTGCGCACTCCTTTTGGAGGACTAAAAAATTCAGGCGTTGGCCGTGAAGGAGGTTTTGAAGCGCTTCGCTTTTTTACGGAACCGAAAAATGTGTGTATAAAACTAAAATAATTTTAAAATACAGGTCGCCCCCGATGAGGCGACCTGTATTTTTGTACATATTAATTTCATTTAAAAACATTCTCCGCCTAAGGCGGAGAAGTATGGAGGGGGCCTCATGTTAGATAAAAACGGTATTGCCAAACGAATTGCCAAAGAATTAAAAGATGGATATTATGTAAATCTGGGAATTGGTATTCCCACACTTGTGGCGAATTATGTTCCAAAAGGATTGAACATTATTTTTCAATCCGAGAACGGATTGCTTGGAATGGGACCATTCCCTTACGAAGGGGAAGAGAGCGCCGACCTGATCAATGCCGGGAAACAAACCGTTACCGCATTACCGGGGGCCTCTATTTTTGATTCTGCCACCAGCTTTGCTATGATACGCGGACAACACGTACATCTTACTGTACTTGGTGCGATGGAAGTGAGTGAGGAAGGTGATATTGCCAACTGGAAAATACCCGGAAAAATGGTGAAAGGCATGGGCGGCGCGATGGACCTTGTCGCTTCGGCTGATAATATTATTGTGGCCATGCAGCATGTGAACAAAGCAGGTGAATCGAAACTTCTGCCAAAATGTACCTTGCCATTGACGGGGGTGCGTTGCGTGAAAAAAATTGTTACCGAGCTGGCAATGCTTGATGTAACACCCCAGGGCTTTAAATTACTGGAACGTGCTCCGGGTGTTAGTGTTGAGCAAATTAAAAATGCTACTAAAGGGAAGCTGATTATTGAAGGGGAGATACCGGAGATGAAGTTGGATTGAATTGTGTCTGCTGTTTCAGCAAATGTACTACTACGCTCATTGCCTGGGCGGCATTTGGCCCTTTGAAAGCATCGTAAAATAAGCGTTTTGATTAATAAATTGTCGCATAAGCCCGTAGTACTCAGTATCTTCAGAATATTCGCAATTCATTTACGCTATTAAACCCAGCTTATGCAGTAGAAGGCGAAGAATGAGCCGAACTATTTATGCCCTTTTCGGGTATCTGCATTAGTTGGGTTTATTCCGACTTAGAAAATCAACCTTTTCGATGAAACAAAGTGCAGCCGAAATGGTTGATTTTCTTAATCGCTATGCATTAGATCTTTTCTAATGCATAGTTTGGGTTAAATAATTGCGTTTCGTGTTATACATCAGCAAATAACTTCTCTTGTTTGCATCATTTAAATACGAACGGCTCACCAGAGTTTCCATAAAGGGTTGTCTTTCTAAAAATGGATTCAACAATTTTTCAACTCTACCTTCTGTTACGCCTATTCTTTTGGCAAATTCTGTAAAGTCACTTTTAGAAGGATGTCCGTTTTTTT from Bacteroidota bacterium includes these protein-coding regions:
- a CDS encoding CoA transferase subunit B — its product is MLDKNGIAKRIAKELKDGYYVNLGIGIPTLVANYVPKGLNIIFQSENGLLGMGPFPYEGEESADLINAGKQTVTALPGASIFDSATSFAMIRGQHVHLTVLGAMEVSEEGDIANWKIPGKMVKGMGGAMDLVASADNIIVAMQHVNKAGESKLLPKCTLPLTGVRCVKKIVTELAMLDVTPQGFKLLERAPGVSVEQIKNATKGKLIIEGEIPEMKLD